Within the Thermosynechococcaceae cyanobacterium Okahandja genome, the region CTTAATTGCTGCATGGGTAATAGAAGTCCCCGGACCTAACAGTAGGGTTGCAATGGCAGCACAGGGAATTAGATACTTATCTTTTTCTTTGAAGACCGCAATAGCCTGATTTTCCTTTTCAATGCGACACTGCTCGAAGTACAGAAAGCTGATGCGATCGCGATTTTTGGGGAGGATGCGCAGGGTAGCCATAGGTCAAAAGCTATAGGGTGTTCATCTGTTGCCCGAGCGAACTCGTGCGATGGAAAGCAGGCCGCAGCCATAGGACTTACCGCGGCCAATGCCCTGTTGCACCGCTCTCAAAAAGGCGGCGGGGTCTGTCACCTTAAGGGTGCCTTGGTAAAGGGCGGTTACCACCCGTACCGGACCACGGCTATTTGTTTTGAGGGCAAACACATTAGGGGATGGGATAACATCAACCCCTAGCAGTTCAAACCCACAGCGCTTGGCCTGCCGCTCTAGCCAAGCCAGTTGATCTGCACGATGGTAGAAGCCAATGGTTTTTCGGGTGTTGGGATCCCGTTTGCTGGGGTTGGCTCGCAACCGAAACTGAAAGACGCGATCGCCCCCAACCAGATCAGGGGTCAAATGAACCCTCTTGGTGTCATAACGCTGTAAATAGCCCTCTGGCAACCGTGACCACTCAGGCTCAACGGCAGACTGCACCAGTACCACATCGCTATCCGGTTCATGGCGATAAAGAATGTGCCAATCGGCCCGTGGCCGCTGCCGCTCTTCCTCATCCGGAAAAGCTTGCATGACGCGTTGATGAAATTTATGGGCATTGACCAAATCCCGATAGACCTGTGGTTGCCGTTCATTCAAGACAAGTTGGGAAAGGTACATACATCCTCCGGCAAGGAACAGTAATCTGTTTTAACAGCGCGGCGACCAAAAGAACGCCGTTGCCAGTCCAGCGGTACGTCTTGGCGGATGTCAGTGCCATCGGGCGCTTCTAGCACAAGACGCAGTTGCCGAGGAGGCTTCTTGCGGCTGCGGTGTTCGTAAGGAGCCTGTGCCAGCGCCTGCCGTAACGGCAAATCCACCACCCCTACCCGAATTGG harbors:
- the cas6e gene encoding type I-E CRISPR-associated protein Cas6/Cse3/CasE produces the protein MYLSQLVLNERQPQVYRDLVNAHKFHQRVMQAFPDEEERQRPRADWHILYRHEPDSDVVLVQSAVEPEWSRLPEGYLQRYDTKRVHLTPDLVGGDRVFQFRLRANPSKRDPNTRKTIGFYHRADQLAWLERQAKRCGFELLGVDVIPSPNVFALKTNSRGPVRVVTALYQGTLKVTDPAAFLRAVQQGIGRGKSYGCGLLSIARVRSGNR